In Corynebacterium aquatimens, one genomic interval encodes:
- a CDS encoding enoyl-CoA hydratase, with amino-acid sequence MTEYNNILTETRDRVGIITLNRPKALNALNNDTMREVTASVKEFDEDSGIGTIVITGEGRAFAAGADIKEMASKSATEMYTLDWFAGWEALTAARTPIIAAVNGYALGGGCELAMMCDIIVASDKAKFGQPEVNLGVTPGMGGSQRLTRAIGKAKAMEMCLTGRQMDAEEAERSGLVARVVPGDSLMDEVLEMATTIASKSFLATSLIKEQINAVDEMSLSQGLLFERRTFHALFSSNDQKEGMEAFVEKREAKFTHS; translated from the coding sequence ATGACGGAGTACAACAACATCCTCACGGAAACCCGCGATCGCGTGGGCATCATTACGCTGAACCGCCCGAAGGCGCTGAACGCGCTGAACAATGACACGATGCGTGAAGTCACGGCCTCAGTGAAGGAATTCGATGAGGACTCCGGCATCGGCACAATCGTCATTACTGGCGAAGGCCGCGCGTTTGCCGCGGGCGCGGACATTAAAGAAATGGCCTCGAAGTCAGCGACGGAAATGTACACCCTCGATTGGTTCGCAGGATGGGAGGCGCTGACCGCAGCGCGCACGCCGATTATCGCGGCGGTAAACGGTTACGCTCTGGGCGGCGGCTGCGAGCTCGCGATGATGTGCGATATCATCGTTGCCTCTGACAAAGCAAAGTTCGGCCAGCCCGAGGTGAACCTGGGTGTCACGCCGGGCATGGGTGGATCGCAGCGCCTCACCCGGGCTATCGGCAAGGCCAAGGCCATGGAAATGTGCCTTACCGGCCGCCAAATGGATGCCGAGGAAGCGGAGCGCAGCGGCCTCGTCGCCCGCGTTGTCCCAGGGGATTCCCTCATGGATGAGGTCCTGGAAATGGCCACGACCATCGCGTCGAAGTCCTTCCTGGCCACCTCACTAATCAAGGAACAAATCAACGCGGTGGATGAGATGAGCTTGTCCCAGGGCCTTCTGTTTGAGCGCCGCACCTTCCACGCCTTGTTCTCCTCCAATGATCAGAAAGAGGGCATGGAAGCGTTCGTCGAAAAGCGTGAAGCAAAATTCACGCATTCCTAA
- a CDS encoding FAD-binding dehydrogenase — protein sequence MTSTGISTGTASRKSSEPIIIVGSGLAGLVAGHEAVKAGRNVIFVDQESRNNLGGQAFWSLGGLFMVGTPEQKLMGASDNEELAWADWENSADYDPEEVGKHDYWPRKWGREYVRFAANEMREYLRELGLRSVPTVGWAERGSGDASGHGNTVPRFHLTWGTGPEVVRVFREPIERAEKAGKVDFKFRHRVDDIIVEDGRAVGVTGMVLAEDPSPRGVASNNDEVEPFEVRGAAVVIATGGIGGNLDKVREMWPSDRWGECPDDLVTGVPEHVDGRGIQIAANAGANLVNTDRMWHYPEGMINWDPIWPGHGIRIIPGPSSMWLDATGKRLPTNLFPGSDNIAALAHIGRTGHGYSWFILNQHIADKEFIFSGSEQNPDLTDKSLKKLAGKVGPGTHPAIKAFMDNGVDWIVADTLDELIAGMNEKGDIPVDGDLVRKQLIERDAQLTNDFSKDAQINYIRMARNFLGDKIVRCAAPHRLLDEKKGPLIAVKLHVLTRKTLGGIETDLAGRALHSDGSVFPGLYACGEVSGFGGGGMHGKNALEGTFLGGCIHSGKRVGEHVATE from the coding sequence ATGACATCTACTGGCATATCTACTGGCACAGCATCTAGGAAATCATCCGAACCGATCATCATTGTTGGTAGCGGCCTAGCCGGACTCGTGGCGGGGCACGAGGCCGTAAAAGCGGGCCGTAACGTTATCTTCGTCGATCAGGAAAGCCGCAACAACCTGGGTGGACAGGCTTTCTGGTCGCTTGGTGGATTGTTCATGGTGGGAACCCCGGAGCAGAAGCTCATGGGTGCGAGCGACAACGAAGAGCTGGCGTGGGCGGACTGGGAAAACTCCGCTGACTACGACCCGGAAGAAGTAGGCAAGCACGACTACTGGCCGCGCAAGTGGGGCCGTGAGTACGTGCGCTTTGCGGCCAACGAAATGCGGGAGTATCTGCGCGAGTTGGGTCTGCGCAGCGTTCCCACCGTCGGGTGGGCTGAGCGTGGCTCCGGTGACGCATCCGGTCACGGCAACACCGTCCCGCGTTTCCACCTCACCTGGGGCACCGGCCCGGAGGTCGTTCGCGTGTTCCGCGAGCCGATCGAACGCGCCGAAAAAGCTGGGAAGGTGGATTTCAAGTTCCGCCACCGCGTGGACGACATCATCGTCGAAGATGGCCGCGCCGTAGGCGTGACCGGAATGGTGCTCGCCGAGGATCCGTCGCCACGCGGTGTTGCCTCCAACAACGATGAGGTAGAGCCGTTTGAGGTTCGCGGTGCCGCTGTTGTCATCGCGACCGGCGGTATTGGCGGCAACCTGGATAAAGTCCGTGAGATGTGGCCCTCGGATCGCTGGGGCGAATGCCCGGATGACTTGGTAACCGGTGTGCCGGAACACGTCGACGGCCGCGGGATCCAGATCGCCGCCAACGCTGGCGCGAACCTGGTCAACACCGACCGCATGTGGCACTACCCAGAAGGCATGATCAACTGGGATCCCATTTGGCCAGGCCACGGCATCCGCATCATCCCCGGCCCGAGTTCCATGTGGCTGGACGCCACCGGTAAGCGCCTGCCCACGAACCTCTTCCCGGGTTCGGACAACATCGCGGCCCTCGCCCACATCGGCCGCACCGGCCACGGATACTCCTGGTTCATCCTTAACCAGCACATTGCAGACAAGGAATTCATTTTCTCCGGTTCGGAGCAGAACCCAGACCTGACGGACAAGTCCCTGAAGAAGCTCGCCGGCAAGGTCGGTCCGGGCACGCACCCAGCAATCAAGGCGTTCATGGACAACGGCGTGGACTGGATCGTTGCGGACACCCTCGACGAGCTCATTGCCGGCATGAATGAGAAAGGCGACATCCCGGTCGACGGGGACCTGGTTCGCAAGCAGCTCATTGAGCGCGATGCACAGTTGACCAATGATTTCTCCAAGGACGCTCAGATCAACTACATCCGCATGGCCCGAAATTTCTTGGGCGACAAGATCGTGCGTTGCGCTGCGCCGCACCGTCTGCTGGATGAGAAGAAGGGGCCGCTGATTGCGGTCAAGCTGCACGTTCTTACACGTAAGACCCTCGGTGGCATTGAGACCGACCTGGCGGGTCGCGCCCTGCATTCCGATGGTTCGGTTTTCCCTGGCCTTTACGCCTGCGGTGAAGTCTCTGGCTTCGGCGGTGGCGGCATGCACGGCAAGAACGCCCTTGAAGGCACGTTCCTTGGCGGGTGCATTCACTCCGGCAAGCGCGTGGGCGAGCACGTCGCCACAGAGTAA
- a CDS encoding MFS transporter, translating into MATRSSSQLVFASVVACLITAGWSANHFASVLVVLRESQGLSTLLVNAAYGIYAIGLFPCLIAGGLIADRFGSRPVVLVGSAIAALGNLALMIWSSPGVLLTARFVIGLGVGLVVSAGTAWAGRLRGTHGTTAAGIFLTSGFMLGPVASGILAFVLNDAQSLVVPYIVSIVLSVAAIAFSLVVGDATQHTVTFREITSSDTTSIDGEEAAAEALGGTPDKQAEPAPIERSSVKALATSVPVAMWVFASMTSAIIVLAGRVGQHFESSAFMPGVGAFMAFGSGLIIQALGRKFEWGPRSGVIGALCSVVGMTLVALGGALPPVWLFPIAAVFLGLAYGLCLRDGLMDVDTFTPPHKRGGVIGIYYVATYIGFGYPPLIEWLDQYVGPSLPFWVLAALALTSAIIRTTQIRSGYLNRK; encoded by the coding sequence ATGGCAACGCGCTCATCTTCACAGTTGGTCTTTGCTAGTGTCGTCGCGTGCTTGATCACCGCGGGGTGGTCCGCAAACCACTTCGCGTCGGTGCTCGTTGTGCTCCGTGAGAGCCAAGGCTTATCGACGCTGCTGGTCAATGCAGCCTACGGCATTTACGCAATAGGGCTTTTCCCATGCCTTATCGCCGGCGGGTTGATCGCTGATCGATTTGGTTCCCGCCCGGTGGTGCTCGTCGGCTCTGCGATTGCGGCGCTGGGGAACCTTGCCTTGATGATCTGGAGCAGCCCCGGCGTGTTGCTTACCGCCCGCTTCGTGATCGGCCTTGGCGTGGGGCTCGTGGTGAGCGCCGGCACCGCTTGGGCTGGTCGGTTGCGCGGCACGCACGGCACGACGGCGGCTGGCATCTTCTTAACGTCGGGGTTCATGTTGGGCCCTGTCGCTTCCGGCATTCTCGCTTTCGTGCTTAACGACGCCCAATCGCTGGTCGTCCCGTACATCGTGTCCATCGTGTTGTCCGTTGCCGCCATTGCGTTCTCCTTGGTTGTTGGGGACGCCACCCAGCACACGGTCACGTTTAGGGAGATAACTAGTTCGGACACAACGAGCATCGATGGGGAAGAAGCAGCAGCGGAAGCCCTCGGTGGTACACCGGACAAGCAGGCAGAACCTGCACCGATTGAGCGCTCCTCCGTCAAGGCCCTTGCAACGTCCGTGCCGGTTGCCATGTGGGTCTTTGCCTCGATGACCAGCGCCATCATTGTCCTGGCGGGTCGCGTCGGCCAGCACTTTGAATCCAGCGCCTTCATGCCCGGTGTGGGTGCGTTCATGGCTTTCGGCTCGGGCTTAATCATCCAAGCCCTCGGCCGCAAATTCGAGTGGGGTCCCCGCTCCGGTGTGATCGGGGCCCTGTGCTCCGTTGTCGGTATGACCCTCGTGGCCCTTGGCGGCGCTTTACCGCCGGTGTGGCTATTCCCGATCGCTGCGGTATTCCTTGGGCTGGCCTACGGCCTGTGCCTCCGCGATGGCCTCATGGACGTGGATACCTTCACACCGCCGCACAAGCGCGGCGGCGTTATCGGCATCTACTACGTGGCCACCTACATCGGCTTCGGCTACCCGCCGCTTATCGAATGGCTCGACCAGTACGTCGGCCCAAGCCTGCCTTTCTGGGTGCTTGCGGCCTTGGCGTTGACCTCCGCCATCATCCGCACCACGCAAATCCGCAGCGGCTACCTCAACCGTAAGTAG
- a CDS encoding PLD nuclease N-terminal domain-containing protein, producing the protein MINALPASTQILASNQIMALSDSDAAFLGLGFSFFILVMVLLIASFVFLIWGMIDVATKSNMDSNSKMLWIILIWFTSGIAGAIWIFWGRKHPEKWAPQHPPYQQGYYAPGAYPPAPNGQYPQAPYPQGQNPQNPYQQGSNPQAPCPQDQNLQNPYQQAPYQQGGYGQQPPQA; encoded by the coding sequence ATGATCAATGCACTGCCTGCCTCCACCCAGATCCTGGCCTCTAACCAGATCATGGCCCTGAGTGATTCCGATGCCGCATTCCTCGGATTGGGCTTCAGTTTCTTCATCCTGGTCATGGTGTTGCTCATCGCGAGCTTTGTGTTTTTGATCTGGGGAATGATCGACGTAGCCACGAAATCCAACATGGACTCGAACTCAAAAATGCTGTGGATCATTTTGATCTGGTTCACATCCGGGATCGCGGGTGCCATCTGGATTTTCTGGGGCAGAAAGCACCCAGAAAAATGGGCACCCCAGCATCCGCCCTACCAGCAGGGTTACTACGCACCGGGTGCCTACCCTCCTGCCCCGAACGGGCAGTACCCGCAGGCACCCTACCCGCAAGGCCAGAATCCGCAGAATCCCTACCAGCAGGGCTCAAACCCGCAGGCACCCTGCCCGCAAGACCAGAACCTGCAGAATCCCTACCAGCAAGCCCCTTACCAACAGGGCGGGTACGGCCAACAGCCGCCACAGGCGTAG
- a CDS encoding glycosyltransferase family 4 protein has protein sequence MRISLFTEIFLPKIDGVVTRVTRTVEQLAELGHDVQIFATDSAAPKEFAGFPVETVPSIPLYKIYPEIKVGVPMPSVSRRLKEFQPDIVHAVNPVWYAGYGALLTRRHGIPLIASFHTDVPSYVVDLGIGFVRRPSIALIRGLHNLAEMNLVTSGPMMDTAAEYGFKNVELWPKAVDTRGYHPSKRTAAMRHMLSDGHPEAPLVLFVGRISAEKNIARLKTIMPKLRERLPGARLAFVGEGPQYEKMRQEFDPAYTHFTGYMTGEPLAEAFAAADVFAFPSLTETLGLVALESFASGVPVVGSNAGGIPFVIDDGKTGLLVDADASDDEWANALASVLSDPGKREEMSRAARAEAENWSWRAATEKLVDYYSRVCDARPSRRARG, from the coding sequence ATGCGCATTTCCCTTTTCACCGAGATCTTCCTGCCGAAGATCGACGGCGTGGTCACCCGCGTGACCCGCACGGTCGAGCAGCTCGCGGAGCTCGGCCACGATGTGCAGATCTTTGCCACGGATTCGGCCGCGCCAAAGGAGTTCGCGGGCTTCCCCGTGGAGACCGTGCCCTCGATTCCGCTGTACAAAATCTACCCGGAGATCAAAGTCGGCGTGCCGATGCCGAGCGTCTCGCGCCGACTCAAAGAGTTCCAGCCAGACATCGTGCACGCGGTCAACCCTGTCTGGTACGCGGGGTACGGCGCGCTGCTTACGCGCCGCCACGGGATCCCGCTGATCGCGTCGTTCCACACTGACGTGCCCAGTTACGTTGTTGACCTTGGCATTGGTTTCGTGCGCCGCCCGTCGATCGCCCTGATCCGCGGCCTCCACAACCTCGCGGAGATGAACCTGGTCACCTCCGGGCCGATGATGGACACGGCGGCGGAATACGGTTTTAAAAATGTTGAGTTGTGGCCGAAGGCCGTCGATACGCGTGGCTATCACCCCAGCAAGCGCACGGCGGCAATGAGGCACATGCTTAGCGACGGCCACCCCGAAGCGCCCCTAGTTCTTTTCGTGGGTCGGATTAGCGCCGAAAAGAATATCGCCCGGCTGAAAACGATCATGCCGAAACTGCGCGAACGCCTCCCCGGCGCGCGACTGGCGTTTGTGGGCGAAGGCCCCCAGTACGAAAAGATGCGGCAGGAATTCGACCCCGCATACACGCATTTCACCGGGTACATGACGGGCGAACCGCTGGCTGAAGCGTTCGCGGCCGCGGACGTCTTCGCGTTCCCCTCGCTCACGGAAACCTTGGGGCTGGTTGCACTGGAGTCATTCGCATCCGGTGTCCCGGTGGTCGGATCGAACGCGGGCGGCATCCCCTTCGTCATCGACGACGGAAAAACCGGGCTCCTCGTCGACGCCGACGCCAGCGACGACGAGTGGGCCAACGCCCTGGCCAGCGTACTGTCCGACCCGGGCAAGCGCGAAGAAATGTCCCGGGCCGCGCGCGCAGAAGCCGAGAACTGGTCGTGGCGCGCAGCAACGGAAAAACTCGTCGACTACTACTCGCGTGTCTGCGACGCGCGCCCGAGCAGACGGGCGCGCGGGTAG
- a CDS encoding NAD-dependent epimerase/dehydratase family protein, giving the protein MKIAVLGGDGFCGWPASLHLSDAGHDVTIVDNLSRRRIDEELGAQSLTPIASIDDRIAAWKEVSGRELGFVNLDVAQDYEGLKAFLEEERPDTVIHFAEQRAAPYSMKNPRTKRYTVDNNVNATHNLLVAIVGSGLDIHVVHLGTMGVYGYGTAGMAIPEGYLDIKVDTGEELVDQQILYPTNPGSVYHMTKVLDQNMFAYYAKNDGLRITDLHQGIIWGTHTPQTERDERLINRFDYDGDYGTVLNRFLMQAAVGYPMTVHGTGEQTRAFIHIRDMATCIQLAVENPPAKGDRVKIFNQMTETHRVRDLAELIAKISGAEVAYVPNPRNEAAENELIVSNDTFLDLGLKPTKLEEGLLVEVEDVAKKYADRFDRSKIPARSLWTKNQAEGVPSSER; this is encoded by the coding sequence GTGAAGATTGCGGTTTTGGGTGGAGACGGATTCTGCGGGTGGCCCGCCTCACTGCACCTGTCTGATGCTGGGCACGATGTGACCATCGTGGACAATCTGTCGCGCCGCCGCATCGATGAGGAGCTGGGTGCGCAGTCGCTTACGCCCATCGCAAGTATCGACGATCGCATTGCGGCGTGGAAGGAAGTCTCCGGACGCGAGCTGGGGTTTGTAAACCTGGACGTGGCGCAGGACTATGAAGGCCTGAAGGCGTTCTTAGAGGAAGAGCGGCCAGACACCGTTATCCACTTCGCGGAACAACGCGCGGCGCCGTATTCGATGAAGAACCCACGCACGAAGCGCTACACCGTGGATAACAACGTTAATGCCACCCACAACTTGCTCGTGGCCATCGTGGGGTCCGGGCTGGATATCCACGTTGTGCACCTGGGAACGATGGGCGTGTACGGCTACGGCACGGCGGGCATGGCGATCCCGGAGGGCTACCTAGACATCAAGGTTGATACTGGTGAGGAGCTGGTTGACCAGCAAATCCTGTACCCCACCAACCCTGGGTCGGTCTACCACATGACCAAGGTGCTGGACCAGAACATGTTCGCTTACTACGCGAAGAACGATGGGCTGCGCATCACGGATCTCCACCAGGGCATCATCTGGGGCACCCACACCCCGCAGACGGAACGCGATGAGCGGCTAATCAACCGCTTCGATTACGACGGTGACTATGGCACGGTTCTCAACCGCTTCCTCATGCAGGCGGCCGTGGGCTACCCAATGACCGTCCACGGCACCGGTGAACAGACCCGCGCGTTCATCCACATCCGCGACATGGCTACGTGTATCCAGCTCGCCGTGGAGAACCCGCCGGCGAAGGGCGACCGCGTGAAGATTTTCAACCAGATGACGGAAACCCACCGGGTGCGTGACCTGGCCGAGTTGATCGCGAAAATCTCTGGCGCGGAGGTCGCCTACGTCCCCAACCCGCGCAATGAGGCAGCAGAAAATGAGCTGATCGTGTCCAACGACACGTTCTTAGACCTCGGCCTTAAGCCCACGAAACTCGAGGAAGGCCTGCTGGTCGAGGTCGAGGACGTGGCCAAGAAATACGCCGACCGCTTCGACCGTTCCAAGATCCCGGCACGCAGTCTGTGGACGAAGAACCAGGCCGAGGGTGTTCCTTCATCGGAGCGCTAA
- a CDS encoding acyl-CoA dehydrogenase family protein, which produces MPPILPTDSPLGAHLEGIPVPHADILLVADMLCDDERAKLQEIHEFLQTEIRPVVGEYWDREEFPFDLLPLLAEHGLGEIELSDTSRLFRGLVYAEVTRADVSFSTLVGIHNELVIGVINGMGSDAQREKWLPGLRRFEKVGCFALTEPDHGSDVAGGLATSAQRTDDGWVINGKKRWIGGGTFADFTIVFARDTEDHTVKAFLVENDREGVRTSKISGKLALRIMQNADMTFDNVEIPAENIIEGVKSFADLNTYLCTSRAWVAWQGAGLQLGIFDKAREYALKREQFGRPLAKFQLVQESLARILGNASASLGMMAHIAQLQERGLLDMPKAAMAKATTTRLARESAAVGRALAGGNGILTEYDLSKMMADAEALYTYEGTYDINSLIVGRAVTGHSAFV; this is translated from the coding sequence ATGCCACCCATTCTTCCCACTGATTCACCCCTCGGCGCACACTTAGAGGGAATTCCGGTCCCCCACGCGGATATCCTGCTTGTCGCGGACATGCTTTGCGACGATGAGAGGGCGAAGCTGCAGGAAATCCACGAGTTTCTTCAGACCGAAATTCGCCCAGTGGTCGGTGAGTACTGGGACCGTGAGGAATTCCCCTTCGATCTGTTGCCGCTGCTGGCCGAGCACGGGCTCGGGGAAATCGAGCTGTCCGATACCTCGCGCCTGTTTCGTGGTCTTGTGTACGCGGAAGTCACGCGAGCAGACGTGTCGTTCTCGACGCTCGTTGGCATTCACAATGAGCTTGTCATTGGCGTCATCAATGGGATGGGCTCGGACGCCCAACGCGAGAAGTGGCTGCCGGGGCTGCGCAGGTTTGAAAAGGTGGGGTGCTTCGCGCTCACCGAACCTGATCATGGATCCGATGTTGCGGGTGGGTTGGCCACGTCGGCGCAGCGCACCGACGACGGGTGGGTGATCAACGGTAAGAAGCGGTGGATCGGTGGCGGTACGTTTGCTGATTTCACAATCGTGTTCGCCCGAGACACCGAAGACCACACGGTGAAAGCGTTCCTGGTTGAAAACGACCGTGAGGGCGTGCGCACGTCGAAGATCAGCGGCAAGCTGGCGCTGCGCATCATGCAAAACGCGGACATGACCTTTGACAATGTGGAGATCCCCGCAGAAAACATCATTGAGGGTGTGAAATCCTTTGCGGATCTGAACACCTACCTCTGCACATCCCGTGCGTGGGTGGCATGGCAGGGCGCGGGCTTGCAGCTAGGGATCTTTGATAAGGCTCGCGAATACGCGTTGAAGCGCGAACAATTCGGCCGACCCTTGGCTAAGTTCCAGCTGGTGCAGGAATCGCTCGCCCGGATTCTAGGAAACGCATCGGCATCCCTGGGCATGATGGCTCACATTGCGCAGCTGCAGGAACGTGGTCTGTTGGATATGCCGAAGGCGGCGATGGCCAAAGCGACGACCACCCGCCTGGCGCGTGAGTCCGCTGCGGTTGGCCGTGCGCTCGCGGGCGGAAACGGCATTCTCACCGAATACGATTTGTCTAAGATGATGGCGGACGCGGAAGCGCTGTACACCTACGAGGGAACCTACGACATCAACTCACTCATCGTGGGTCGCGCTGTGACTGGGCACTCCGCTTTCGTTTAA
- a CDS encoding 3-hydroxyisobutyryl-CoA hydrolase has product MTEELLSTVEGRAGVITLNRPKALNALTQGMIDEMTRVLGAWAEDDSVELVILRGAGERGLCAGGDIAYLYNDVGDGRNAARFWKAEYELNSLIKHYPKPYVAIMNGIVLGGGIGVSAHGSHRIVTDDSRIGMPEVSIGYSPDVGGSYLLAHAPDNLGKHLGFTGLHVGAAEALEAGLADTYVPADALEGLVAELAQTGDVSLIDKAAVTPQGGFGDARAEMVEVYSLDTAEEVLAALEELQATHGEDHWSKAPLKAMKRNSPLGIKVTEHTLKRAADMTLEEALTQEFWMSMNMQAHPEFKEGIRAQIIDKDRNPKWTYGSLEEVPADVVSGILTPLDDGRFEPPAFTPQADT; this is encoded by the coding sequence GTGACTGAAGAGCTGCTGTCCACAGTGGAGGGACGTGCCGGGGTGATTACGCTTAACCGGCCGAAGGCGCTGAACGCGCTTACCCAGGGGATGATCGATGAAATGACCCGCGTGCTTGGCGCGTGGGCGGAGGATGACAGCGTGGAGCTGGTGATCCTTCGCGGCGCGGGGGAGCGCGGGCTGTGCGCGGGCGGCGATATTGCGTACCTGTACAACGACGTGGGGGACGGGCGCAATGCGGCGCGGTTCTGGAAGGCGGAGTATGAGCTCAACTCGCTGATCAAGCACTACCCAAAGCCGTACGTGGCCATCATGAACGGGATCGTGCTTGGCGGCGGCATTGGTGTTTCGGCCCATGGTTCGCACCGCATCGTGACTGATGATTCGCGCATTGGTATGCCGGAGGTCAGCATTGGGTACTCCCCAGACGTGGGTGGCTCCTACTTGTTGGCGCACGCGCCGGACAATTTAGGTAAACACTTGGGCTTTACGGGCCTGCACGTTGGTGCAGCTGAGGCGCTTGAAGCAGGCTTGGCGGATACCTATGTTCCCGCGGACGCGCTCGAGGGCCTCGTGGCGGAGCTCGCGCAAACGGGCGACGTGTCGCTGATCGACAAGGCTGCGGTGACGCCACAGGGAGGCTTCGGTGACGCGCGGGCAGAGATGGTTGAGGTCTACAGTTTAGACACCGCCGAGGAGGTTCTCGCGGCGCTCGAAGAATTGCAGGCCACGCACGGGGAGGACCATTGGTCGAAGGCGCCGCTGAAAGCCATGAAGCGTAACTCGCCGCTGGGCATCAAAGTGACGGAGCACACGCTGAAGCGCGCGGCGGACATGACCTTGGAAGAGGCACTGACGCAAGAGTTCTGGATGAGCATGAACATGCAGGCTCACCCAGAGTTCAAGGAAGGCATCCGCGCCCAGATCATCGATAAAGACCGTAATCCGAAGTGGACGTACGGCTCACTCGAGGAGGTCCCCGCCGACGTGGTCAGTGGGATTCTCACCCCGCTTGACGACGGTCGGTTTGAACCACCCGCCTTCACCCCTCAAGCCGACACCTAA
- a CDS encoding acetyl-CoA C-acyltransferase yields MQGKVDGAVNSANKGAADVVIVGAARTPFGKLLGGLTPFTGPQLGGLAIEAALAQGGIHGDEVDAVILGEVLQAGVGQNPAKQAAIAGGVRRTAHTSTVNKVCLSGMEAVINAARIIRCGEADVVVAGGMESMSNAPHLLHVRKGIKYGSSEMLDHMAYDGLTDAELGNSMGALAEDFAREAYPASREDEDRCAALSHQRAHEAAANGTFAAEITPVTVVTRKGDTVVDTDEGVRGDVTPESLGKLRPAFEKDGTITAGNSSPLTDGAAAVVLTTRENAEAKGWKVLATLRSPGQIAGDDSSLQIKPALALRQALDREGWTVDQLDHIEINEAFAAVIVASAKELGVEQDSINPHGGAIAMGHPIGASGARLIVHAAHQIAAGNASRAGLALCGGGGQGEALLLEA; encoded by the coding sequence ATGCAGGGAAAAGTAGACGGTGCAGTTAACAGTGCAAATAAGGGCGCAGCTGATGTTGTCATCGTCGGTGCCGCGCGCACACCGTTTGGGAAATTGCTGGGCGGGCTTACTCCCTTTACGGGGCCGCAGCTCGGCGGATTGGCTATTGAGGCCGCGCTTGCCCAAGGCGGGATACACGGCGATGAGGTCGATGCTGTGATTCTTGGTGAGGTCCTCCAAGCCGGAGTGGGGCAGAATCCCGCCAAGCAGGCAGCCATCGCTGGTGGCGTGCGGCGAACAGCGCACACCTCCACCGTGAACAAAGTTTGCCTATCCGGGATGGAAGCCGTGATTAACGCGGCCCGCATCATCCGTTGCGGCGAGGCAGACGTAGTGGTTGCTGGTGGCATGGAATCCATGTCGAATGCGCCGCACCTGCTTCACGTGCGCAAAGGGATCAAGTATGGCTCTTCAGAGATGCTTGACCACATGGCGTACGACGGATTGACGGACGCTGAACTGGGCAATTCCATGGGCGCCTTGGCGGAAGACTTCGCGCGCGAGGCCTACCCCGCATCCCGCGAGGACGAAGACCGCTGCGCGGCATTGAGCCACCAGCGCGCCCACGAGGCTGCGGCCAACGGAACGTTCGCCGCTGAAATCACGCCGGTCACGGTAGTGACCCGTAAGGGCGACACTGTGGTTGACACTGACGAGGGCGTGCGCGGCGACGTCACCCCGGAAAGTCTTGGGAAACTACGCCCAGCGTTTGAAAAAGACGGCACCATCACCGCTGGCAATTCTTCGCCGCTTACCGACGGTGCGGCGGCGGTTGTCCTCACCACACGTGAAAACGCTGAGGCGAAAGGCTGGAAAGTTCTAGCGACGCTGCGCTCACCCGGGCAAATCGCTGGGGACGATTCGTCGTTGCAGATCAAACCGGCACTAGCACTGCGCCAGGCCCTCGACCGGGAGGGCTGGACCGTCGACCAACTCGATCACATTGAGATCAATGAAGCGTTTGCAGCCGTCATCGTGGCCTCCGCCAAAGAACTCGGGGTGGAACAAGACAGCATCAACCCACACGGCGGCGCAATCGCAATGGGGCACCCCATTGGTGCTTCAGGTGCACGCCTCATCGTCCATGCCGCGCACCAGATCGCAGCAGGCAACGCCTCTCGCGCCGGGCTGGCGCTATGCGGTGGCGGCGGCCAGGGCGAAGCACTGCTGCTTGAGGCCTAA